From the Porphyrobacter sp. CACIAM 03H1 genome, the window TTCGAGGGCACCATTCCCAAGGGCGAATATGGCGGCGGCACGGTGATGCTGTGGGACCGCGGCACCTGGGCGCCGGTGGCCGGCAAGAGCGCCGGCGACCTGGAGGACGGACACCTTCACTTCACGCTCCACGGTGAGCGAATGAAGGGCGAGTGGCTGCTCGTGCGCCTGAAGCCGCGCCCCGGTGAGAAGCGCGAGAACTGGCTGTTGAGGAAGGTGACGGACGCGTATGCGGAGGAGGGTGACGCCCTCGTCGAGCAGGCCCTCACCAGCATCGCCACAGGCCGCTCGATGGCCGAGATCGAGGCCGGCAAGGCGGCCGAGCCGATCCCCTCCCCCACCTCGCCGAAGCCGAAGGCCCGCAAGAAGCCAGGGCGCGCCGCCAACGCCGGGGTGGGCAAGCTGCCCAGCTTCCGCAAGCCGCAGCTGGCAACGCTCGTCGATGCCGTGCCGACCGGGAACGGCTGGATGCACGAGATCAAGTTCGACGGGTACCGCGCGCTTGTCTCGGCGGGTGGCGGCACGGTGAAGGTCTACACACGGTCGGGTCAGGACTGGACCGAGAAGTTCGCGCCCCTCGTAGCCGCGATTGCCGATCTCGACCTGCCGGGCGCGCTGATCGACGGGGAGATCGTCGCGACCGGTCCTGATGGCAATCCGGACTTCTCGACGCTCCAGAGCGTGCTCAAGCGCGGCCACGGCGCACAGGGCCCGGGCGACGCGCTGGCCTTCCACGCCTTCGACCTGCTCGAAGTCGGCGGCGAGGACCTGACCGGCCTTTCGAATATCGAGCGCAAGGAACGGCTCGAGGCGCTGCTCGGCGATGCGCCGCCGCCCGTCCATGTCGCCGACCACGTGATCGGCGCGGGCGAACGCCTGTTCGCCGCGATGTGCGGTGCCGGGCAGGAAGGGATCATCGCCAAGGCGGCGGATGCTCCCTATGCTCACGGTCGCACCCGCAACTGGGTCAAGGTGAAGTGCACGATGCGGCAGGAATTCGTCATCGCCGGCTTCAAGGCCTCGTCCGCGCGCGGTCGCCCCTTCGCCTCGCTCCTGCTCGCCCAGCACGACGGCGGCACGCTCGTCCACAAGGGCAATGTCGGCACCGGCTTCGACACCGACACCATGGCGGACCTCGCCGCCCGCATGAAGCCGCTCGTCCGCAAGACGCCGCCGGTCGCAGTGGACGCCACCGCGGCGCGCGGGGTAACGTGGCTCACCCCCAGGCTGGTCGCCGAGATCGCCTTCGCCGAATTCACGGCGTCGGGCAGCGTGCGCCACGCGAGCTTCATCGCCCTTCGCTCCGACAAGTCGGCCAAGGCCGTGAAGCCCGAGCGACCCGAGCCCGCACCCGATCCTGCGCCCGACGTGACCATTTCCAGCCGCGAGCGGGTGATCTTTCCCGACAGCGGCCAGACCAAGGGCGAGCTTGCCGATTACTATGCCGCCATCGCGCCGCTGATGCTGCCCTTCCTCGGCGCCCGCCCGGTCAGCCTCGTTCGCTGCCCGCAAGGGCGGGCGCGCAAATGCTTCTTCCAGAAACACGACAGCGGGTCATTCGGCGACGGGGTGCATCATGTGCCGATCCGCGAGAAGGACGGCGGCACCGAGGATTACCTCTTCGTCAATGACGCAAGGGGCATCCTGCAATGCGTCCAGATGGGAACGATAGAGTTCCACATCTGGGCCGCCCGCGCCGAGGCCGTGGAGGCGCCCGATCGCATGATTTTCGATCTCGACCCCGACGAGGGGCTCGATTTCGACCGTGTCAAGCAGGCCGCCGGCGACATCCGCCGGCACCTTGCCGATATCGGCCTTGCCAGCTTTGCCATGCTTTCGGGCGGCAAGGGCGTGCACGTGGTCGTGCCGCTTACCCCCGGCCATTCGTGGGACGCGCACAAGGACTTCTCCCGCCGCTTCGCCGAGGCGCTCTCTCAGGCGGAGCCCGACCGTTTCACGGCAACCATGAGCAAGGCGAAGCGCAAGGGGCGCATTTTCATCGACTGGCTGCGCAAC encodes:
- the ligD gene encoding DNA ligase D, with amino-acid sequence MPRKPDPLAAYNAKRDFARTAEPKGEAARITGKGEGHGNTFMVQKHAATRLHWDLRLEVDGVLKSWAVTKGPTLDPSVKRLAVRTEDHPLSYATFEGTIPKGEYGGGTVMLWDRGTWAPVAGKSAGDLEDGHLHFTLHGERMKGEWLLVRLKPRPGEKRENWLLRKVTDAYAEEGDALVEQALTSIATGRSMAEIEAGKAAEPIPSPTSPKPKARKKPGRAANAGVGKLPSFRKPQLATLVDAVPTGNGWMHEIKFDGYRALVSAGGGTVKVYTRSGQDWTEKFAPLVAAIADLDLPGALIDGEIVATGPDGNPDFSTLQSVLKRGHGAQGPGDALAFHAFDLLEVGGEDLTGLSNIERKERLEALLGDAPPPVHVADHVIGAGERLFAAMCGAGQEGIIAKAADAPYAHGRTRNWVKVKCTMRQEFVIAGFKASSARGRPFASLLLAQHDGGTLVHKGNVGTGFDTDTMADLAARMKPLVRKTPPVAVDATAARGVTWLTPRLVAEIAFAEFTASGSVRHASFIALRSDKSAKAVKPERPEPAPDPAPDVTISSRERVIFPDSGQTKGELADYYAAIAPLMLPFLGARPVSLVRCPQGRARKCFFQKHDSGSFGDGVHHVPIREKDGGTEDYLFVNDARGILQCVQMGTIEFHIWAARAEAVEAPDRMIFDLDPDEGLDFDRVKQAAGDIRRHLADIGLASFAMLSGGKGVHVVVPLTPGHSWDAHKDFSRRFAEALSQAEPDRFTATMSKAKRKGRIFIDWLRNQRGATAVVPYSARARSGAPVAVPVTWSELEEMENAHPFAIDDAPALLKRARSAGLKGWGFAAQSLPQI